One Vigna unguiculata cultivar IT97K-499-35 chromosome 7, ASM411807v1, whole genome shotgun sequence genomic region harbors:
- the LOC114191719 gene encoding transcription initiation factor IIB: MSDAFCSDCKKQTEVVFDHSAGDTVCSECGLVLESHSIDETSEWRTFANESGDNDPNRVGGPSNPLLTDGGLSTVIAKPNGSGGEFLSSSLGRWQNRGSNPDRALILAFKTIATMSDRLGLVATIKDRANEIYKRVEDQKSSRGRNQDALLAACLYIACRQEDKPRTVKEICSVANGATKKEIGRAKEYIVKQLGLENGQSVEMGTIHAGDFMRRFCSNLGMNNQAVKAAQEAVQKSEEFDIRRSPISIAAAVIYIITQLSDDKKPLKDISIATGVAEGTIRNSYKDLYPHVSKIIPNWYAKEEDLRSLCSP, encoded by the exons ATGTCAGACGCGTTTTGCAGCGACTGCAAGAAGCAGACGGAGGTTGTTTTCGACCACTCCGCCGGCGACACCGTCTGCTCCGAGTGCGGCCTCGTCCTCGAGTCCCACTCAATCGACGAGACCTCCGAGTGGCGTACCTTCGCCAACGAGTCGGGCGACAACGACCCCAACCGTGTCGGCGGTCCCTCCAACCCTCTCCTCACCGACGGTGGTCTGTCTACCGTCATCGCCAAGCCCAACGGCTCCGGCGGCGAGTTCCTCTCCTCCTCCCTCGGCCGCTGGCAGAACCGCGGCTCCAATCCCGATCGCGCCCTCATCCTGGCTTTCAAGACCATCGCCACCATGTCCGACAG GTTGGGACTGGTTGCGACCATCAAG GATCGGGCTAATGAGATATATAAGAGGGTTGAAGATCAAAAGTCTAGTAGAGGAAGAAATCAGGATGCTTTATTGGCTGCTTGTCTCTACATTGCTTGCCGACAAGAAGACAAACCTCGTACTGTTAAGG AAATTTGCTCTGTTGCCAATGGGGCCACAAAGAAGGAAATTGGCCGAGCAAAAGAGTACATAGTAAAACAGCTGGGTTTGGAGAATGGTCAGTCTGTGGAGATGGGTACAATACATGCAGGGGACTTTATG AGGCGATTCTGTTCTAATCTTGGTATGAATAATCAAGCTGTTAAAGCTGCTCAGGAAGCTGTGCAGAAATCAGAAGAATTTGATATAAG GAGGAGTCCCATATCAATTGCTGCAGCAGTTATATATATCATAACTCAGCTTTCTGATGATAAGAAGCCTCTTAAAG ATATATCAATTGCCACAGGCGTTGCTGAAGGAACGATTAGGAACTCCTACAAGGATCTTTACCCCCATGTTTCAAAAATAATACCAAATTGGTATGCGAAGGAGGAGGATTTAAGGAGCCTTTGCAGCCCTTGA